One Papaver somniferum cultivar HN1 chromosome 10, ASM357369v1, whole genome shotgun sequence genomic window carries:
- the LOC113316058 gene encoding uncharacterized protein LOC113316058 codes for MKDAMSTLHDTNLQYITMLKQKARNNCLVDGASNTAYFHNCIQTQRSSNVISELVDNAGNVITDNVLLRDHVVSYYEDKFNGPEDIIEDTLFDYNHESISPEESLEMDAILDAEEIRKVVWDLGADSASGPDGFSGCFYRQCWDVIQEDLIQAITYCWTVKNISNGLNSSLLILLAKVRGANSLRSFRPIGLSNFFFKIFTKILATLLGKVLDKFVSEEQVAFMKARISVLLNGSPEGFFSINRGIHQGDPLSPLIFVLIEDVLSRNTLKLFNEGKMIHMVTRKGISPTHLFFADDIMIFCKGTLDSVHNLVDLLGVYQRASGQTVCRHKSKVYYGGGSLNRCRYLTDFLGMSVATFPDRYLGVQVMIGTVRYRHISNIIDKIKNQLAGWKGRLLSFQDRIVLVKSVIASYSIHIMEVYKWPQKFVLQCERAIRNFIWTGDANTRRSFMVGYDKVCISYEEGGLGLTSMTVMNKALIMNLWWHISTSKKKWAKYLISKFFGRNGALKRTGIKSTILPGIHWVYDQVEENTKALIGDGRSTSLYFDIWCADESIANILQN; via the exons ATGAAAGATGCCATGTCTACTCTTCATGATACTAATTTGCAGTACATTACTATGCTTAAGCAGAAAGCTAGGAATAACTGCTTGGTGGATGGGGCTAGCAATACGGCCTATTTTCATAACTGCATTCAAACTCAAAGAAGTAGCAACGTTATTTCTGAATTGGTTGACAATGCAGGTAACGTCATTACTGATAATGTTCTTTTACGTGATCATGTGGTTAGCTACTATGAGGATAAATTTAATGGGCCCGAGGATATTATTGAGGACACTTTGTTCGATTATAATCATGAAAGTATATCTCCGGAGGAAAGTCTGGAGATGGATGCCATTCTGGATGCTGAAGAAATTAGAAAGGTTGTTTGGGACTTGGGTGCTGATAGTGCGTCAGGGCCGGATGGTTTTTCTGGGTGTTTTTATCGACAATGCTGGGATGTTATTCAAGAAGATCTTATTCAAGCTATTACTTACTGTTGGACTGTGAAAAACATTTCTAATGGGTTGAATTCTAGTCTTTTGATTCTTTTGGCTAAGGTACGGGGAGCTAACTCTCTTCGTAGTTTTAGGCCAATTGGTTTGAGTaactttttcttcaaaatctttacAAAAATCCTTGCTACTCTTTTGGGTAAGGTCTTGGATAAATTTGTCTCAGAGGAACAGGTTGCCTTTATGAAAg CTCGTATTTCTGTTCTTTTGAATGGTAGTCCTGAAGGCTTTTTCAGTATTAATAGGGGGATCCATCAAGGGGATCCcctttctcctcttatttttgttttgatagagGATGTTTTGAGCAGGAATACTCTGAAATTGTTCAATGAAGGCAAGATGATTCATATGGTTACTCGTAAGGGCATCTCTCCTACTCATCTATTCTtcgctgatgatattatgattttttgtaaaggtacTTTAGATAGCGTTCATAATCTTGTGGATTTGCTGGGCGTTTATCAAAGAGCCTCTGGGCAAACTGTTTGTCGGCATAAAAGCAaagtttattatggtggtggttcgcTGAACAGGTGTAGATACCTTACTGATTTCTTGGGTATGTCTGTTGCTACATTTCCAGATCGTTATCTTGGAGTTCAGGTCATGATAGGCACGGTTCGATATAGACATATTAGTAATATCATTGACAAGATAAAAAATCAGTTGGCTGGTTGGAAAGGTCGTTTGCTCTCTTTTCAAGATAGAATTGTGCTTGTAAAATCTGTCATTGCTAGCTACTCTATCCATATTATGGAAGTTTATAAGTGGCCTCAAAAATTTGTTTTACAATGTGAAAGAGCCATTAGAAATTTCATTTGGACTGGTGATGCTAATACAAGAAGATCCTTTATGGTTGGCTACGATAAGGTTTGTATATCTTATGAAGAAGGTGGTCTTGGTCTTACTAGTATGACAGTGATGAATAAAGCTTTAATCATGAATCTTTGGTGGCATATTAGTACTTCTAAAAAGAAATGGGCTAAATATCTCATTTCCAAGTTCTTTGGCCGAAATGGAGCTTTGAAACGTACTGGTATTAAGTCCACAATTTTACCGGGCATTCATTGGGTTTATGATCAGGTGGAGGAAAATACCAAAGCCTTAATTGGAGATGGTCGCTCCACTTCCTTGTATTTTGACATTTGGTGTGCAGATGAGAGTATTGCAAATATTCTTCAAAACTAA
- the LOC113316057 gene encoding uncharacterized protein LOC113316057, which produces MGHKFKNCLAAKKILGGSNAEKRSSAVNIKDGKEGKTTKSVWKENKTIDSVKENVFSGSLIVSQSDDIACKTHDIAAKENTTTSTASNVALLQECAEDTQMEEELNNSFIEYREAQLKLIRFHADFPLEKQANVQSMESCLLVQNLAFQPTSVSKRTLNLFPNRIFNLKASRGNPEVAGAGVVARIADCEVVGAMCVGLGVISNYMAELYGILIGVEWAVQLGYRNILVRTDSSSVISSLEEDNVPWFAQQRWTDVKGMFDSIKFVHTYHEANFAADKMAKSGCLLSYGVRLNFVGRLVLLKSIEFPNVSYFRFK; this is translated from the exons ATGGGTCACAAATTTAAGAAttgccttgctgcaaagaaaattctGGGAGGTTCTAATGCTGAAAAGAGGTCATCTGCTGTGAATATTAAGGATGGCAAAGAGGGAAAAACAACCAAATCTGTTTGGAAAGAAAATAAGACTATAGATTCAGTTAAGGAGAATGTTTTTTCTGGCTCACTTATAGTTAGCCAATCTGATGATATTGCTTGCAAAACTCATGATATTGCAGCAAAGGAAAATACAACTACCAGCACTGCTTCTAATGTTGCTTTACTTCAAGAGTGTGCTGAAGATACACAGATGGAAGAAGAGCTTAATAACTCTTTTATTGAATATAGAGAAGCTCAGCTCAAATTGATTCGTT TCCATGCagactttccactagagaagcaaGCAAATGTTCAGTCCATGGAATCTTGCTTGCTTGTGCAGAATTTGGCTTTTCAGCCAACTTCCGTGTCTAAGAGAACTCTGAATCTGTTTCCAAACAGAATATTCAATCT CAAGGCCTCTAGAGGCAATCCAGAGGTGGCGGGAGCAGGTGTTGTGGCTAGAATCGCTGATTGCGAAGTAGTGGGGGCGATGTGTGTTGGTCTTGGAGTTATTTCAAATTACATGGCGGAATTGTATGGGATTCTTATTGGGGTGGAATGGGCAGTTCAATTGGGATATAGAAACATCTTGGTTCGTACTGATTCGTCTAGTGTGATATCATCCTTGGAGGAGGATAATGTTCCTTGGTTTGCTCAACAAAGATGGACTGATGTAAAAGGCATGTTTGATTCTATTAAGTTTGTGCACACATACcatgaggcaaattttgcagctgataagATGGCAAAGAGCGGGTGTTTATTGAGCTACGGCGTGAGGCTAAATTTTGTTGGTCGTCTTGTTCTATTAAAGTCAATAGAATttccaaatgtatcttatttccgttttaaatag